One segment of Pleuronectes platessa chromosome 21, fPlePla1.1, whole genome shotgun sequence DNA contains the following:
- the csdc2a gene encoding cold shock domain-containing protein C2a — translation MSDPDPSTTVDPPLPPATPRTPVQLSFPFLREGSRVWERERKPPQPRDLPSPLPTKRTRSYSATVRAKSGPVFKGVCKNFSRSQGHGFIHPSHGAEDIFVHISDIEGEYVPMEGDEVTYKVCPIPPKNQKIQAVDVVLTHLNPGTKHETWSGQIISS, via the exons atgtcggaccctgaccCCTCCACCACAGTGGACCCCCCACTGCCACCCGCCACACCGCGCACCCCTGTGCAGCTCTCCTTCCCTTTCCTGAGGGAAGGCAGCAGGGTATGGGAGAGGGAAAGGAAACCGCCACAGCCTAGAGATCTGCCCAGCCCACTGCCCACCAAACGCACCCGCTCGTACTCAGC gACAGTGCGAGCCAAATCAGGTCCAGTATTTAAAGGGGTGTGTAAAAACTTCTCCAGGTCTCAGGGTCATGGATTCATTCATCCTTCTCATGGAGCAGAGGACATCTTTGTCCACATCTCTGA CATCGAAGGAGAGTACGTGCCTATGGAGGGCGACGAGGTCACATACAAGGTGTGTCCCATCCCTCCAAAGAACCAGAAGATCCAGGCTGTGGACGTGGTGCTCACCCACCTGAATCCAGGCACCAAGCACGAGACCTGGTCTGGTCAGATCATCAGCTCATAG
- the gucy2cb gene encoding guanylyl cyclase C encodes MSSSCVWLCWCILGVLAAPCWGVTQCLDGTTINVILLEDQESPWSLKYVRGEIEKAVETDSAINTAQGVGFNLTANYGGFNTTYYRYPGCHSSQCEGVEELRNLNSSGNLGCAVLGPTCTIATFQMVDAEKGLRLRTPIMSAGSFGLSCDYTLNLQRLLPPARKLANFFIHFWKVDNKIKPVWETAYVYKKPGNTEDCFWYINALEADSSFAQNITRKMLRKPEELREVLKPQKNRTSNLFIMCGSPMDVLEVKRGTPEADSSENLFILIDLYNDKYYTNTTSLPYMKNVLVLTMPDTRQYTINPDLKDNDTMNDYMAAYHDSVLWVGQVMRLIAEKPPSEIQQMEYVNANFFRNTTFNGSAGIYKMDRHGDRDVNLTIIYTTTDSEYRILFTFDTEDNQTTVVEVDPSFIWGQRLPNFQPDSDLDYHNIVVIVLSVTVVVVATIAFIFYRQNRTDRLHRKRWSHMASDLISHLENSKRNVVSLKIEDEGKNHNFKIRLANYDKKIVILKELKHSDGNFSETQRIELNALLQIDYYNLTKFYGTVKFDQGAFGVFEYGERGSLRYVLNDKISYPEETFMDWEFKVTVMYDIAKGMSYLHASDIQVHGRLKSTNCVVDNRMVVKITDFGCNSFLSPGEDLWTAPEHLRKHGTSQKGDVYSFAIISQEIVLRKSTFYTECCSDREEKLSRVIMSYFRPDLKFETATEKEAEVYMLIKSCWDEDSEKRPDFKRVENFLGKIISKVHDQDNESYMDNMIRRLQMYSRNLEHLVEERTVLYKAERDRADCLNFMLLPGPVVRSLKETGVVEPELYEEVTIYFSDIVGFTTLCQYSTPMEVVDMLNDIYKGFDSIVDHHDVYKVETIGDAYMVASGLPKRNGNRHAVDICCMALDILAFMGTFQLRHLPGIPVWIRIGIHSGPCAAGVVGMKMPRYCLFGDTVNTASRLESTGHPLRIHFSESTVNILQRTNCRFEYEKRGETFLKGKGTETTYWLTGETGKDYNLPTPPTTENFQQLQQNLAQMTLMCLERRSRCSVRRKNPSQGDEDGEKDQVSEVESESHEPEYLHLATVDNTLSTFL; translated from the exons ATGAGCTCgagttgtgtgtggttgtgttggtGCATCCTGGGGGTTCTGGCTGCTCCGTGTTGGGGCGTCACACAGTGTCTGGATGGGACTACGATCAACGTGATCCTGCTGGAAGATCAGGAGTCTCCGTGGAGCCTGAAGTATGTGCGAGGAGAAATAGAGAAAGCCGTGGAGACAGACTCAGCCATCAATACTGCACAAG GTGTAGGGTTTAATCTCACGGCCAACTATGGCGGGTTCAACACCACCTATTATCGATATCCAGGTTGCCATAGCAGCCAATGTGAGGGAGTGGAAGAGCTAAGAAACCTGAAT AGCTCCGGCAACCTGGGATGTGCGGTGCTTGGGCCCACATGCACCATCGCTACCTTCCAGATGGTCGA tgcggAAAAGGGTCTGAGGCTCAGGACACCCATCATGTCTGCAGGAAGCTTCGGCCTCTCCTGCGACTACACACTCAACCTGCAGCGTCTGCTGCCACCGGCACGCAAGCTCGCCAACTTCTTCATCCACTTCTGGAAAGTGGATAACAAGATCAAACCTGTGTGGGAGACAGCCTACGTTTACAAGAAGCCGGGCAACACCGAGGACTGCTTTTG GTATATAAATGCACTGGAGGCAGACTCAAGCTTTGCCCAGAATATTACAAGGAAAATGTTGCGCAAACCAGAGGAACTGAGAGAAGTTctaaaaccacaaaaaaacagGACCAGCAACT tgtTCATCATGTGTGGATCACCAATGGACGTGCTGGAGGTAAAACGTGGCACACCGGAGGCGGACAGCAGTGAAAATCTCTTCATCCTGATTGATCTTTACAA TGATAAATACTACACCAACACAACATCACTGCCTTACATGAAGAACGTGCTGGTGCTGACGATGCCGGACACCAGACAGTACACCATCAACCCAGACCTCAAAGACAACGACACG atGAATGACTACATGGCTGCTTATCATGATTCTGTGCTGTGGGTCGGCCAGGTGATGAGGCTGATTGCTGAAAAACCTCCGTCTGAGATTCAGCAGATGGAGTATGTCAATGCCAATTTCTTCAGGAACACCACCTTTAACG GATCTGCTGGAATCTACAAGATGGACAGGCATGGAGACAGAGACGTGAATCTCACAATCATTTACACCACCACTGACAGCGAG TACCGCATTTTATTCACGTTCGACACTGAAGACAACCAAACAACAGTGGTTGAGGTGGACCCTTCCTTCATCTGGGGACAAAGACTTCCTAATTTCCAACCAGATAGCG ATTTGGACTATCATAACATCGTTGTCATAGTGTTGTCTGTCACAGTGGTTGTTGTGGCCACCATCGCCTTCATTTTTTACAG ACAGAACAGGACCGACCGTCTGCACAGGAAGCGCTGGTCACACATGGCTTCTGATCTCATCTCGCATCTGGAGAATAGCAAACGCAATGTTGTCTCTCTGAAG ATTGAAGATGAGGGGAAGAACCACAATTTCAAGATCCGCCTTGCAAACTACGATAAGAAG ATAGTAATTCTGAAGGAGCTGAAACACTCAGATGGGAATTTCAGTGAAACGCAGAGGATAGAGCTCAACGCg ctcctgcaaATCGACTATTACAACCTCACCAAGTTTTATGGGACGGTGAAGTTTGATCAGGGCGCGTTCGGGGTGTTTGAGTATGGAGAGAGGGGGTCGCTCAGG TATGTGCTGAATGACAAGATTTCATACCCGGAGGAGACCTTCATGGACTGGGAGTTCAAGGTCACCGTCATGTACGACATTGCCAAG GGCATGTCCTACCTCCATGCCAGCGACATCCAGGTTCACGGGCGCCTCAAGTCCACCAACTGTGTGGTGGACAACCGCATGGTGGTGAAGATCACAGACTTTGGCTGCAACAGCTTTCTCAGCCCTGGCGAAG ACTTGTGGACGGCTCCAGAGCATCTGAGGAAGCACGGCACCTCCCAGAAAGGAGACGTCTACAGCTTcgccatcatctcccaggagaTTGTTCTGAGAAAGAGCACATTCTACACCGAGTGCTGCTCCGACCGAGAAG AGAAGCTGTCCAGGGTCATAATGTCCTACTTTAGACCAGATCTTAAGTTTGAGACggccacagagaaagaagcagag GTTTATATGTTGATAAAAAGCTGTTGGGATGAGGATTCTGAAAAAAGGCCAGACTTTAAGAGGGTAGAAAACTTTCTGGGGAaaatcatcag TAAAGTCCACGACCAGGACAacgagagctacatggacaacATGATCAGACGGCTGCAGATGTACTCCAGAAACCTGGAGCACCTGGTCGAGGAGAGGACGGTTCTCTACAAGGCGGAGAGGGACAGGGCCGACTGCCTCAACTTCATGCTGCTTCCTGG CCCGGTGGTGAGGAGCTTGAAGGAGACTGGTGTGGTGGAGCCCGAGCTGTACGAGGAGGTGACCATATATTTCAGTGACATAGTGGGATTCACCACCCTGTGCCAGTACAGCACGCCCATGGAAGTAGTGGACATGCTCAACGACATCTACAAGGGCTTCGACAGCATCGTCGACCACCACGATGTTTACAAG GTGGAGACGATTGGGGACGCCTACATGGTGGCCTCCGGGCTGCCCAAGAGGAACGGCAACAGGCACGCGGTGGATATCTGCTGCATGGCGCTGGACATCCTGGCGTTCATGGGCACCTTCCAGCTACGCCACCTGCCCGGCATCCCTGTGTGGATACGCATCGGCATCCATTCAG gtccCTGTGCAGCAGGCGTCGTGGGGATGAAGATGCCCAGATATTGCTTATTTGGAGACACAGTCAACACGGCGTCTCGTCTGGAGTCAACAGGACATC CTCTGCGGATCCACTTCAGTGAATCGACTGTAAATATCCTGCAGAGGACCAACTGCAGGTTTGAGtatgagaagagaggagaaacatTTCTGAAG gGTAAGGGCACAGAGACAACGTACTGGTTAACAGGTGAAACTGGCAAAGACTACAACCTCCCAACTCCCCCCACAAC AGAGAActtccagcagctccagcagaacCTCGCACAAATGACCTTGATGTGTCTGGAGCGCCGCTCCCGGTGTTCTGTCCGCAGGAAGAATCCAAGTCAGGGGGACGAGGATGGCGAAAAGGATCAAGTATCCGAGGTGGAGTCTGAGAGCCACGAGCCTGAGTACCTGCATCTGGCCACCGTCGATAACACGCTCAGTACCTTCCTGTAG